The Toxorhynchites rutilus septentrionalis strain SRP chromosome 3, ASM2978413v1, whole genome shotgun sequence genome includes a region encoding these proteins:
- the LOC129775672 gene encoding kunitz-type serine protease inhibitor bitisilin-1, producing the protein MQFSNSARWIALGVAVSFLMTIRISDARPRDVWDQLTSEGGKMFYKMLEYLSDYDEFDDENAYNKREGSAALLAPSNRVDTGIKGEKCKLPQRKGVCRALLPRWRYDPDSKTCHEFTFGGCDGNANNFMSYEKCMETCKGV; encoded by the exons ATGCAATTTTCAAACAGTGCCCGATGGATCGCACTCGGTGTGGCGGTATCCTTCCTGATGACCATCCGCATCAGTGATGCGAGGCCACGCGATGTCTGGGACCAGCTGACCAGTGAGGGTGGAAAAATGTTCTACAAAATGTTAGAGTACCTAAGTGATTACGatgaattcgatgatgaaaatgCGTACAACAAGCGGGAGGGTTCAGCCGCTCTGCTGGCGCCAAGTAACCGAGTAGATACCGGAATCAAGGGCGAAAAGTGCAAGCTACCCCAGCGGAAGGGAGTCTGCCGCGCGCTGCTTCCCAGATGGAG GTACGACCCCGATTCCAAGACGTGCCACGAGTTCACCTTCGGTGGATGCGACGGAAACGCCAACAACTTCATGTCGTACGAAAAATGCATGGAAACGTGCAAAGGAGTGTGA